One genomic window of Proteus sp. ZN5 includes the following:
- the tetR(B) gene encoding tetracycline resistance transcriptional repressor TetR(B) encodes MSRLDKSKVINSALELLNEVGIEGLTTRKLAQKLGVEQPTLYWHVKNKRALLDALAIEMLDRHHTHFCPLEGESWQDFLRNNAKSFRCALLSHRDGAKVHLGTRPTEKQYETLENQLAFLCQQGFSLENALYALSAVGHFTLGCVLEDQEHQVAKEERETPTTDSMPPLLRQAIELFDHQGAEPAFLFGLELIICGLEKQLKCESGS; translated from the coding sequence ATGTCTAGATTAGATAAAAGTAAAGTGATTAACAGCGCATTAGAGCTGCTTAATGAGGTCGGAATCGAAGGTTTAACAACCCGTAAACTCGCCCAGAAGCTAGGTGTAGAGCAGCCTACATTGTATTGGCATGTAAAAAATAAGCGGGCTTTGCTCGACGCCTTAGCCATTGAGATGTTAGATAGGCACCATACTCACTTTTGCCCTTTAGAAGGGGAAAGCTGGCAAGATTTTTTACGTAATAACGCTAAAAGTTTTAGATGTGCTTTACTAAGTCATCGCGATGGAGCAAAAGTACATTTAGGTACACGGCCTACAGAAAAACAGTATGAAACTCTCGAAAATCAATTAGCCTTTTTATGCCAACAAGGTTTTTCACTAGAGAATGCATTATATGCACTCAGCGCTGTGGGGCATTTTACTTTAGGTTGCGTATTGGAAGATCAAGAGCATCAAGTCGCTAAAGAAGAAAGGGAAACACCTACTACTGATAGTATGCCGCCATTATTACGACAAGCTATCGAATTATTTGATCACCAAGGTGCAGAGCCAGCCTTCTTATTCGGCCTTGAATTGATCATATGCGGATTAGAAAAACAACTTAAATGTGAAAGTGGGTCTTAA
- the tet(B) gene encoding tetracycline efflux MFS transporter Tet(B) gives MNSSTKIALVITLLDAMGIGLIMPVLPTLLREFIASEDIANHFGVLLALYALMQVIFAPWLGKMSDRFGRRPVLLLSLIGASLDYLLLAFSSALWMLYLGRLLSGITGATGAVAASVIADTTSASQRVKWFGWLGASFGLGLIAGPIIGGFAGEISPHSPFFIAALLNIVTFLVVMFWFRETKNTRDNTDTEVGVETQSNSVYITLFKTMPILLIIYFSAQLIGQIPATVWVLFTENRFGWNSMMVGFSLAGLGLLHSVFQAFVAGRIATKWGEKTAVLLGFIADSSAFAFLAFISEGWLVFPVLILLAGGGIALPALQGVMSIQTKSHQQGALQGLLVSLTNATGVIGPLLFAVIYNHSLPIWDGWIWIIGLAFYCIIILLSMTFMLTPQAQGSKQETSA, from the coding sequence ATGAATAGTTCGACAAAGATCGCATTGGTAATTACGTTACTCGATGCCATGGGGATTGGCCTTATCATGCCAGTCTTGCCAACGTTATTACGTGAATTTATTGCTTCGGAAGATATCGCTAACCACTTTGGCGTATTGCTTGCACTTTATGCGTTAATGCAGGTTATCTTTGCTCCTTGGCTTGGAAAAATGTCTGACCGATTTGGTCGGCGCCCAGTGCTGTTGTTGTCATTAATAGGCGCATCGCTGGATTACTTATTGCTGGCTTTTTCAAGTGCGCTTTGGATGCTGTATTTAGGCCGTTTGCTTTCAGGGATCACAGGAGCTACTGGGGCTGTCGCGGCATCGGTCATTGCCGATACCACCTCAGCTTCTCAACGCGTGAAGTGGTTCGGTTGGTTAGGGGCAAGTTTTGGGCTTGGTTTAATAGCGGGGCCTATTATTGGTGGTTTTGCAGGAGAGATTTCACCGCATAGTCCCTTTTTTATCGCTGCGTTGCTAAATATTGTCACTTTCCTTGTGGTTATGTTTTGGTTCCGTGAAACCAAAAATACACGTGATAATACAGATACCGAAGTAGGGGTTGAGACGCAATCGAATTCGGTATACATCACTTTATTTAAAACGATGCCCATTTTGTTGATTATTTATTTTTCAGCGCAATTGATAGGCCAAATTCCCGCAACGGTGTGGGTGCTATTTACCGAAAATCGTTTTGGATGGAATAGCATGATGGTTGGCTTTTCATTAGCGGGTCTTGGTCTTTTACACTCAGTATTCCAAGCCTTTGTGGCAGGAAGAATAGCCACTAAATGGGGCGAAAAAACGGCAGTACTGCTCGGATTTATTGCAGATAGTAGTGCATTTGCCTTTTTAGCGTTTATATCTGAAGGTTGGTTAGTTTTCCCTGTTTTAATTTTATTGGCTGGTGGTGGGATCGCTTTACCTGCATTACAGGGAGTGATGTCTATCCAAACAAAGAGTCATCAGCAAGGTGCTTTACAGGGATTATTGGTGAGCCTTACCAATGCAACCGGTGTTATTGGCCCATTACTGTTTGCTGTTATTTATAATCATTCACTACCAATTTGGGATGGCTGGATTTGGA
- a CDS encoding winged helix-turn-helix domain-containing protein encodes MANLIRKEVTFESSIAAIGAAMSDISRVKILSALMDGRAWTATELSSVANISASTASSHLSKLLDCQLITVVAQGKHRYFRLAGKDIAELMESMMGISLNHGVHAKVSTPVHLRKARTCYDHLAGEVAVKIYDSLCQQQWITENGSMITLSGIQYFHEMGIDVPSKHSRKICCACLDWSERRFHLGGYVGAALFSLYESKGWLTRHLGYREVTITEKGYAAFKTHFHI; translated from the coding sequence ATGGCTAATTTAATACGAAAAGAGGTTACCTTTGAGTCCTCAATAGCCGCGATAGGGGCGGCTATGTCTGACATTTCACGAGTTAAAATACTCAGTGCTTTGATGGATGGGCGAGCTTGGACGGCCACTGAGCTAAGTTCTGTGGCGAATATATCAGCTTCAACGGCGAGCAGTCATTTATCTAAATTATTAGATTGCCAGCTAATCACAGTAGTAGCTCAAGGCAAGCATCGTTATTTTCGGCTAGCAGGAAAAGATATTGCTGAATTGATGGAAAGTATGATGGGGATCTCCTTAAACCATGGCGTACATGCCAAAGTTTCCACGCCAGTGCATTTACGAAAAGCACGTACTTGCTATGATCATTTAGCTGGCGAAGTTGCCGTTAAGATCTATGATTCCCTTTGTCAACAGCAATGGATCACTGAAAATGGTTCAATGATCACATTAAGTGGTATTCAATATTTTCATGAAATGGGAATTGACGTTCCTTCCAAACATTCACGTAAAATCTGTTGTGCGTGTTTAGATTGGAGTGAACGCCGTTTCCATTTAGGTGGGTACGTTGGAGCCGCATTATTTTCGCTTTATGAATCTAAAGGGTGGTTAACTCGACATCTTGGTTACCGTGAAGTTACCATCACGGAAAAAGGTTATGCTGCTTTTAAGACCCACTTTCACATTTAA